The genomic stretch CCGCCCGCTGGCCGGAGCAGGCCCCGCGGGACGACCGCGTGCGGCCGCTGCTCGTGCACCGCCGCGTCCTCTCGGCCCTGGGGGACCCGAACGCCGACGTGCCCCTCCGCCAGGCCCTCGCGTGGCTTGGCCGGGCGGTGCGGAACGTCCCACCGGAGTTCCGGGCCGCCTTCCCGGAGGACCACGCGACCCGCCGGGCGCTGCGGGCCCTGGCTCAGGTCCGGCTGTCCGGGGAAACGGCGCCGTGACCTCCCGCCCGCGCGTCATGCCCCGATCATCCACCCCCCGTTAGGGTGCGCGCATGGACGCCCTGATCGACCTGAGCCTGCGCGCCGTGTTCCTGGCCCTCCTCCATCCCTTCACCCGGGGCCTGCTCTTCGTGCTCGTCGCCCTGTACGGCGCGGGGAGCGGCTGGCCGGGGTGGGTCTCGGGGCTGTGCGGGGGGCTCGGGGTGGGCTTCTGGCTCGCGCCCCTGTGGGGGCTGTGGCGGGACCGGCGCCGCTGATGGGTGGGGACGATGGCCTATGCTCGGGGGGCACCGACGAGGAGGTTCCCATGCGACTTGAACCAGGGCTCCGCGAACCGGGGCCGGACGCACCACAGGCGACGCCGGGCCGGACGCGCCACCCCTTCCGGGACCTCGCGCGGGCGCTTCTCCTCGTCGTCGGCGCCGCCCTCCCCCTCGCCTGCGGGGGCGAGCCGCAGACCCGCACGGACGCGCCCCCCTCCAGCCCGGCGCCCACGCCGCCGTCCCCACCCCCCACGCCGCCCGCCCCACCGCCCGTTCAGGCCGGGATTCCCGTGGTCAGCCCCGTGGTCCTCGCCCGGTATCCGCATGACCGGGACGCCTTTACCCAGGGCCTCCAGTACGTGGGGCAGGGCGTCCTGGTCGAGAGTACCGGGCTGGTCGGGGCGTCCGGGGTGCGGCGGGTGGAGCTGGAAAGCGGGCGGGTGCTGCGGGGGGTGCCCACGCCAATCCGGGAGGCATTCGGCGAGGGGGTGACGGTCCTGGGCGGCGTGGCGTACCACCTGACCTGGCGAACGGGCGTCGCCTTTGCCCTGGACGCGGTCACCCTGCGCGAGGTGGGCCGCTTCACCTACTCCGGCGAGGGCTGGGGCCTGACCCACGACGGCCAGAGCCTGATCATGAGTGACGGGTCGAGCACGCTCGTCTGGCGTGACCCGAAGAC from Deinococcus aerius encodes the following:
- a CDS encoding glutaminyl-peptide cyclotransferase, with product MPVVSPVVLARYPHDRDAFTQGLQYVGQGVLVESTGLVGASGVRRVELESGRVLRGVPTPIREAFGEGVTVLGGVAYHLTWRTGVAFALDAVTLREVGRFTYSGEGWGLTHDGQSLIMSDGSSTLVWRDPKTFAVTRRVQVTGGGQPVRNLNELEEVRGSLYANVWPTNRIARIDPGTGQVTLWLDVEALTREVSAAADQAGRPLTAEDVPNGIAFVPERGTLLLTGKRWPTMFEVQLPGGPDEGQAPAGDSPR